The genomic window CGTttgattattaatattaaaataaaaatagggataagtatgattttggtccctaaagtaagggccaaaaatttatttcgtccctcgTCTTTTTTTCGCAACAAAAAGGTCCCTTAGGTTccggtttgttttaaaatcgtccctcTGACGATTTTACCCCTGTGGTTGTTGGATTTCGTTACGACCGTTTTTTAACGGATATGGGAAacgttaattaatataaataaataataatagaagGATTAAATCAAGAAAGTGAATGAAAATGAGGTGCAGGGGAGGGAGGAATAATGACGAGAGTTGCTGCTGAAGGTCGACGGCTAAGGTTTAGGAGTCTGTGGCGTCCATGGCTTCCCAGAGCTCAAGAGCCTCACGTTTTTGTTCAAATGCAAAGGAGTTGCTCTGTGGCCATGGTGAGAGGCCGGTTTTGCGAACTTCATCGACGAAGGATAACCCTGGACGAAGATTTTGGGGTTGTGTATACTATGAGGTAAAGTGTTCTTCCTATTTTGCTATTGTGGGTCTGAGAATTTGAGATTTCTTCATATGTTTCTGTGGCTTGCACTAGGTTCAGGATGGGTGTGATTTCTTCAGATGGGCAGATCTGGAACTTGGAGCTGTTTAGGAAGAGGTTGAATTTGCAAGAAATAGGAGAAAGATAACGAAATTAAAGGCAAGATTGAAGGAGTTGGAGACGAAGCTTTGGGTTGTGGCTGCTCTATGTTTTGCTGGGTGGGTGGGGGTTCTGTTCTTATTCCTGCAGAATCATTACAACTTGAAGCAGCCGAATGGAATGCACTTAGGTTATAGATGATTTGGTAGGGAATGTTATGAGGTTTACTGTGTTGTGTGGGTAGAGTTTGAGGGTATTCTCTGATGTTACAGTGGTTTAGGTTTGTAGCAACTTTAAAAGTgtttgaactaatgaagaaaagtGTTGTGTAATGTTGCCCAAATTGTCACCTTCTTTGATAGTGGACCTGTTTTATTTTGTAATGTAAAAGTAGTTTATGAGcaaagcataaaagcattcaatagAAGATCTGGAAATTCAGTAATTAGTAATGCAATATTTCATTTGATGACTAGTTAAAACATACACAAATATTTTGTCTTTGGCTCCACATGCCTAGTACCAAAAAACAGAGAAGCAACACTGCAAGTGTCCTCAGGCACATAATACCAAAATACAGTACTCAAACCAATGTAACTAAGGTAAAGTTCTTAATGTAAATATCCAATACCAAAATTAAAAACACTTCTTGCAAAACATTAACACAAGAGTCACAGAAAATTTCACACTCTAATCCTAAAGATTTCCCCACTGAGATGGGGGTAACTTGGCCATCAACCTCAGCTTCTGCATGGGTAGATGAGATGCACTGCATTGAATGACAGAAAAGGGCTTCTTCCTCACAGATGGCTGGCTAGGAGGCTGTTTGTTGCTGGTGGAGGTTGCAGAAGATGCAGCCTTGTTCTTGGGCTGGGCTAGGATGTTGGGCTGAGTGGAAGCTTTCTTGGGCTTGGTGGAAGCCTTCTTGGGCTGAGGTGCTTCTGTGGTGGGCCGGGCTTCACGTTTCTTGGGCCTTGTGGGGTTTTTCCTGGTATGAGATGCTGGCAGAATAGATGGTGATGGTGTAGTAGTCCTCTTTCTCCCTCCCCAAGCTGTCTGACCAGGTGCCAGCTTAGCTGCATTCTTCTTAGGTCTGTTGGTTGAACTTTGGGCCTACAATAGTTATGTAAATCATATAGAAAGTAACACACATATCATATAGTAGTAAACTTATATAGTTGGAAATCATGATGCTAGTTGAACCCTAGAATAGCATATCACAAACCCTCTTACCCTCTTCTTAGGAAGGCTGCAGCCGCTTTTCTTGTGTCCAACTCCACCACATTTGGAGCATCTTTGGACTTCTCCCCTCCGTGACATATGATTCTGGCTTCTAATGTCTTCATCTGCAGCCcctcttttcctcttcttcaccGGTCTGTGGCTTGGCCTCCTGTAAGGAGGTGGGATGACATCATCATATTGAGTCCTCTCCCATAGCTCCGGGCCGTTTACAGGGTGTATCACCGCCTCGTAGCACCTGATGTAAGCCTCCTTCTTGTAGCATTCATCCACATATGACTCCAAATTAAGGCCCTTGAAGGTGATGCAGCTGATGGCATGAGGACAAAGAATCCCACTAAGTTGCCAATTCCTGCAAGAACATTCACCAGCTGCCAGATCCACAACATACTTATCTAGACCACTCATGACCTTGTATTGGCTAGCAGATGACCAGTAAGGCCTCCAGTCCCTAGCTAAGCTTGCCCGTTTCTCTAATTTCTTACAAATCATTGGAATAATGTTTCCTGGATAATTAAGAACCCTTTCCCTATTTGCAGCCCATCTAGTCATCATGTAAATCCTAATATCCTCTAACATGCTCACAATTGGATTCTCTCTTGCTTCTACTAACACAGAATTGAAACTCTCACTCATGTTATTAACAAGACTGTCACATTTAGAT from Arachis ipaensis cultivar K30076 chromosome B09, Araip1.1, whole genome shotgun sequence includes these protein-coding regions:
- the LOC107616030 gene encoding uncharacterized protein LOC107616030 codes for the protein MYVCFEACKKGFQHCRRFIGLDGCFLKTPQGGQLLTAVGRDPNDQIFPLAYTVVEAETKDSWVWFLRHLSDDLGPHNVAKCMFMSDQQKGLLPAFEEVIPGVDNRFCVRYLYSNFRKKFPGLELKNKMWRCAKASHWQIWEKEMKTLRLLNEGAFRHLNGIPPRFWSRSRFTFLSKCDSLVNNMSESFNSVLVEARENPIVSMLEDIRIYMMTRWAANRERVLNYPGNIIPMICKKLEKRASLARDWRPYWSSASQYKVMSGLDKYVVDLAAGECSCRNWQLSGILCPHAISCITFKGLNLESYVDECYKKEAYIRCYEAVIHPVNGPELWERTQYDDVIPPPYRRPSHRPVKKRKRGAADEDIRSQNHMSRRGEVQRCSKCGGVGHKKSGCSLPKKRAQSSTNRPKKNAAKLAPGQTAWGGRKRTTTPSPSILPASHTRKNPTRPKKREARPTTEAPQPKKASTKPKKASTQPNILAQPKNKAASSATSTSNKQPPSQPSVRKKPFSVIQCSASHLPMQKLRLMAKLPPSQWGNL